CCGACGAAGGAGGTTTTGCAAGCGCCTCAGTCAGCTTCTCATGATCAAAACCCGTATTCATGGGTGACATTTTATGATCACATGCAGGAGCAAAGCAAGATTACGATTATGATTACGATTACGATTATGAGGCTCTTGCAAAACCCTGAACAGGTTGACAGTGGTGCGGGCGTCCCGCCTGCAATCCCAAGGCTTTCTCGTAATTCTGGCAGGCGAGACGCCTGCACCACGAGGGTTTTGCAAGAGCCTCTTATGATTAAGTAACCCTCATCAGAACGGCCATGCGCCCGATTGCTGGAGGCCCTGCTTTTCGTTCTTGCCCCGCCGCCGATAAAAGCGGTAAACTGCACACTCTATGAAGACGTCATTTCGTGATTGCCAGGCACCTGTCCAAACCCTACCTGCATCCGGCATCAGGGATCAGGCAGGAAACGCTTTCCCTGAACCCCGAACCCTGAACCCTCCGCTTGCACAAACCAGAGGTTTTGCAAGCGCCTCGTGGTTTCACTGTCTTGCCGCGGTCGCTCTCGCCGTGTGCGCAACCGGTTGCCAGTCGATGCTGGAGGGGACGCCGTTTGCCCCGAAACCCAACACCGACGAGGCGCGTCTGGCGTATGCGCTGCAGCAGGCTGAACGCGAAGTGACCCGCCTCAGGGCGCGTGTCGATGCCTTCGAGCAGAACAACGAGCGGCTGGAGGGGCGCATCATCGATGCGGAGCGCCAGACGCGGGACATCCTTCGCCTGCGTGACGAGTTGCAGCAGATCCGGAACGACCGCGCCAAACTGCGGGATGAAATTTCCCAAAGCATGGGCGTGACCATCAAGCGCATGCTGGACGAACAGCAGGCCCAGACCCTCGCGCAGGTTCAGAAAGCGCTCGCGTCTTCCCGCCCCGCCGCGCCGAGCAAGCAAACGGGGTACAATCATACCGTCGCGGCGGGGCAGACGCTGTCGCTGATTGCGCGCGAGTACAAGACGACGATTGACGCGATCATGAAGGCGAACAATCTCACCAATGCAAATGATCTCCGTGTGGGCATGGTCCTGTTTATCCCCGAGAAATGATCCGGCACGGATCGCGTTGCAGAAAGGCTTCTGATGACTTCGGGCGATGCCGTTCTTTCCCTCCTGCTGCGGCGAACCGGTCTGGTCAGCGATGCGCAGGTCGCCGCCGCGCTGGCTGCCGACCGTTCTGACGGCGCGGGGATCGTGGATGTTCTGGTGAAGAGCGGCGCGGTCCGCGAAGATGCGTTCCTGCAGAAGATCGCGCCGCTGCTCGGCCTCTCCTACACCGAGATGGCGCTGATCGAACCCGACGCCGATGCGCTGAAGCTGCTGCCGGCGCGCGCGGTCTACCAATACGCGGTGATGCCCCTGAAGCTGGAGGGCGGCGTGCTCACGGTGGCGATCTCCGACCCCTTCAACGCGGGGGTGTCGGACGGCTTGCGCCTCGCCGCTGGCCGCCCGGTCCGCCTGACGCTCGCGCCGCGCGAGGATATCCGCAAGGCCAACCGCAAGTACTACGGCGTCGGCGCCGAAGCGGTCGAGAAAATGATCGAGGATGGGCGCTACGAGGTGGATGCGGGGGCGGCCTCCAACGCCAAGATCGATGTCAACGAGATGGGGCAGGAGGCCTCGATCGTCCGCTTCGTCAACCAGATCATCGCCGAGGCCGACCGCCAGGGCGCCACCGACATTCACGTCGAGCCGATGGAGGAGGAACTGCGCATCCGCTACCGGATTGACGGCATCCTCCACCGCGTCGATGTGCCGCCGCAGCTCAACCGCCTGAAATCGGCGGTCATTTCGCGCCTCAAGGTGATGGCCAACATGGACATCGCCGAGAAGCGGATGCCCATGGATGGCCGCATCGGCATCCGGCTGAACGGCGAGGATGTGGACATCCGCGTCTCGACCATGCCGACGATCTACGGCGAGAGCGTGAGCCTCCGTCTGCTGCAAAAGAGCGGCAGTTTTGTGAAGCTGGCGGATCTGGGCCTGAATCCGCACGACCGCCACGCCGTCGAGAAGATCATCAACCGGCCCAACGGCATCTTCCTGGTCACCGGGCCCACCGGCTCGGGCAAGACCACGTCGCTGTATTCGTTCCTCCACGAGATCAACTCGGTGGATGTGCGCATCCTCACCGCCGAAGACCCGATTGAATACGAGATGGCGGGCATCAATCAGGTCCATGTCCGGCAGGACATCGGCCTCACCTTCGCCCGCATTCTGCGGTCGTTCCTCCGTCAGGACCCCGACATCATCATGGTGGGTGAAATCCGCGATGGCGAGACCGCCGAGATCGCCATCAACGCCTCGCTCACCGGCCATCTGGTCTTCAGCACGCTGCACACCAATGACGCGGCCGGCGCCTTTGCCCGCCTGACCGACATGGGCGCCGAGCCGTTTCTGATCGCCTCCGCCGTGGCGGCCGTCATGGCCCAGCGGCTGGTGCGGCGGGTCTGCCCGGTCTGCAACCGCCTCGAACCGCTGGATCGGGCCTTGTGGGACATGCCCGGCGAACCGGCGTCCGACCGGGTGCCGCATGCGGTGGGGTGCGAGAAATGCGCCATGACGGGGTATCGCGGACGGCGGGGCATCTTTGAACTGCTGCAGGTGACCGAGCCGATCGAATCGCTGATCATCAACCGCCGTCCGGCGGGCGAAATCAAGCTGAAGGCGATAGAGCAGGGGATGCTGACGCTGCGTCAGGACGGCTGGACCAAGGTGTTCCAGGGGATGACGACCGTCGAGGAGATTTTCCGGGTCACCGAGGAAAATGACTGATGCCCGCATTTGCCTATAAAGCGCTCTCCAAGACCGGCCAGCGCACCGAGGGGGCGGTCGACGCCGCCGACCGGCTGGGCGCTCTGGCGGCGGTGGAGCGGATGGGACTGGTCCCGCTCGTGGTCAGCGAGGGCCGCGCGACCGCGGCCGGTCGCGGCGCGGGCGTGAGGCGTTTCCGCCTGAGTACCCCCGATCGGATGGGCTCGCGGCAGGTGCTGCTGTTCTCTGAGGAGCTGGGCGAC
The sequence above is drawn from the Lentisphaerota bacterium genome and encodes:
- a CDS encoding type II/IV secretion system protein, with amino-acid sequence MTSGDAVLSLLLRRTGLVSDAQVAAALAADRSDGAGIVDVLVKSGAVREDAFLQKIAPLLGLSYTEMALIEPDADALKLLPARAVYQYAVMPLKLEGGVLTVAISDPFNAGVSDGLRLAAGRPVRLTLAPREDIRKANRKYYGVGAEAVEKMIEDGRYEVDAGAASNAKIDVNEMGQEASIVRFVNQIIAEADRQGATDIHVEPMEEELRIRYRIDGILHRVDVPPQLNRLKSAVISRLKVMANMDIAEKRMPMDGRIGIRLNGEDVDIRVSTMPTIYGESVSLRLLQKSGSFVKLADLGLNPHDRHAVEKIINRPNGIFLVTGPTGSGKTTSLYSFLHEINSVDVRILTAEDPIEYEMAGINQVHVRQDIGLTFARILRSFLRQDPDIIMVGEIRDGETAEIAINASLTGHLVFSTLHTNDAAGAFARLTDMGAEPFLIASAVAAVMAQRLVRRVCPVCNRLEPLDRALWDMPGEPASDRVPHAVGCEKCAMTGYRGRRGIFELLQVTEPIESLIINRRPAGEIKLKAIEQGMLTLRQDGWTKVFQGMTTVEEIFRVTEEND
- a CDS encoding LysM peptidoglycan-binding domain-containing protein translates to MKTSFRDCQAPVQTLPASGIRDQAGNAFPEPRTLNPPLAQTRGFASASWFHCLAAVALAVCATGCQSMLEGTPFAPKPNTDEARLAYALQQAEREVTRLRARVDAFEQNNERLEGRIIDAERQTRDILRLRDELQQIRNDRAKLRDEISQSMGVTIKRMLDEQQAQTLAQVQKALASSRPAAPSKQTGYNHTVAAGQTLSLIAREYKTTIDAIMKANNLTNANDLRVGMVLFIPEK